From Deltaproteobacteria bacterium:
GAGTCGTTCCGGCGCAAGCCGGAAGGACCCTCGCTCAAAAGGTTTTGGGAAGAGTTTGGGGAACCCTTTTCCAAAAGGGTTCCCCAAAGATACCCTGAATACATACTATGCACTTGCTTCTCCTCACCCGGCCATCCGGTCGTAGACAATGAGCGCCACGCCAACGGCCATCCAACCGCCCGCCACCACAAAATCCATGGTCTGTAGACGGAGTTGGGCCGGTTCCGGAAAGCGTCCTTTGTAGCCCCGAGCGCGCATGGCGTCGAATACCCGCTCGGTCCTTTCGAAACTGCGCACAAACAGCATCCCCAGGAAGTTCGCCACCGCGCGTAACGTTTCCAGGTTGGTGCGCTTGCGGAAGCCGCGTATACGCATGCCCGAAGACATGCGACGGGCCTCGTGCCGAAATACATGCAAATACCGGTAGCTGAGCAGCACCATCTGGCCTGCCATTTCCGGCGCGCCGAGTCGCGAGAGGCCATAAAGCGTGACCGGAAGAGGCGCCGTGGACAGCAATGGTTCCATTAGCAATGCAATGGCCACGGCCTTGGCGGCGATGGTGGCGGCCAGGTTCAAACCACGCAGGTTGAAGGCAACCCATTCCATCCCGCCGAAGGTCAGCACGGTGTCTCCAGGATGTATCGGAACCGAGAACGGCATGACCACCAAAAACATGGTTACGAAACCGGAGATCGCCAGCAATCGGAACAGCACCTTTGCAAAAGAAGCCCTTGCTATGACCAGCGTCAGCAAGGACACGCCGATGGCGGCTAGGGCGGGCATCGGATGTCCCAACGACGCGACCATAAAACTGTAGACCAGCAGCGTCACGATCTTGCAGCGCACGTCCCAGCGGTGGAATAGAGAATCGCCGGAGATTTCTTCCAAGGACGGCGCCGACCAGTCACGTTCCTCGCCGGGCGCACTGCGATCATGCGCCGCAGTGCGAAGACGAACCACAACGAACGCCAGCACCGCAAGCGGCGCCAATACCAGCAGGGGTAATTGCCACAGGGGCAGGGAAATAGGAGGTACGTCAGTCATGGGCTGCACCGGCCGAAGAAACAAAGGTCGGCTGCAATAGCTCGGGTTTGACACGGGCCAGGAAGGCGATGGTAAATGCGCTCACCAGGCCCTCGATGATGACCACGGGGACATGCGACAGCAGGGCGATTTTGGCTACGCCGAAAAAGTCTTCACCTCCGGTAACCAGGAGCAGGGCCAGAATCATGGCGGCCAGGACGGTCCCCAACGCCCCCGCCAGTCCGCCGACAAGGGCCTGCCGCGGGCGGGCGCGTCCTTTGAACCGCCGGAACAACCAACCGCAGACCAGAGCGGGCAGCCCCATCATGAGGGAGTTGGCGCCCAACGCGGTTATGCCGCCGAATTGAAACAGTAAGCTTTGCAGCAATAGCCCCAAGCCGATGGAGAGAAACGCGGACGGCCCCAGCAGCGCACCCGTGAGACCGGGTATGATGAGATGGACGCTCGTCGGTCCAAACGGCACATGAACCAGGGAAGCCACGAAGAAAGCCGCCGTCATCACCGCCAACTTGGGCAGATCCCCGCTGCGGGTGCGGCGGGCGCTCCAGGCTGCCAGGGCCGCGCTGGCCACATAGCTTCCAACTGTCACGGACACGGGAAGTACCCCGTCGGAAATATGCATGGTCTACCTCTTGCGGCGTGCGGCGACAAACGCGGCTATTCCAAAGAGGCCCGCAATGTAGCCGATGCCGGCGAATACGTCTTCAAGGCCCGGCTTGTCAAGGTCCGCGCGCAAAGCCGCAATTTCCCGCTGAATGCGCCTCAGATCGTCGGACAGCTTGCTGTTTTGCTCCTTCAAAAGCGCGATAATTGCCTGAGGGTCGGCGGCGGCCGGCGTCTCCGCCAAAAGTGAATTCGCGGGGCCTGTCAAACAGAGGCCAAGGACGGCGATGATAAGCCCTCTTTGAAAACCCTTCATTTACGAGTCTCCACTTCGCTTTTCTTCAGCTTGAAACTGTTTCTGTGACCCATGGTTGCTTCGATGACGATGGTCAGATCGTCGACTTTGGGCACGTCAAAACTGAAAAGCCCTCCGTTGTCCGTCACCCCTTCCAGGAGCAGTTCGTTCCGGCTGTCATACACCAGAACCTTTCCGCCCTTCACGGGGGAGCCATCCGGAAAATAGCTCTCCGTGTACACCTTGCCGGCTTCGACATAAGCGAACAGGTTCACCTTGTGCGCCAATACGGCGCCGCAAAGCAGCAATGACACAAAAATGCACATAAGAAAACAACTCTTTGTTTTCACGATGCCCTCCTTCTCATACCGCTGCTCAAGGGAGAAAATGGTAATCTTCGTGAATGGACATGGAAATGGAGCCTGCCACTGGGCGGGACCGCCCCGGAGCAATGAAGAACCGGTCGCTATTTCATATCCCGAGTATGGACCCAGTAGACCGCTCCGATTTCAACTCCTTTCTCCTCGCCGTCATGCTTCAACTTCCAGTCGGCTTCGTTAAGGGCCGCAAATCCCCACCATCCGGCTCTCGGCATGGCGTAATTGAAAACGCCGTTGACATCCGCTTTGACCACCTGGGTCACAAAGGCGTCCGCCGGCGCTACGACACTGGTGTTACCGGGGGACTCGTTCAGGTATTCGACTTCCACCTCGGCAAAGGAGACCGGCTTGCCCTTGAGCAGCACCCGGCCGGTAAACAGGTTGCCGGTCCATAGACCATAAGGCCGGGTCATGGGTATAATTTCGGTCTCGAGGCCGACCGGTCGGTCCCAGCCTTCCTCCAAACCTAAGGCATCCACGCAGACCTTGGTGTAGTGTACGATAAATACGTCTTCCGCAGGTTCCCAATAGGGAGTAGGTTCCACAAAGAACGTGTAGTCTCCCGGCCGGCGAATCCGGTAATCGGAGGTCCAGAACGTGAACTCTTCGGCCTGATCCGGGCTTTTGCCCTTGACCGCCTTGAGGGTATCGAGCAAATCGGTTTTCTCGCCGGCGTGCAACACGCCGAACTGCTTTGGTTTGGCCATCTCCATGTAGTGTCTTTCCATGGGGTGGATGAATTTAACTTGAAGGTTCAAGGTCATCACGTCATCTTGGGTCACGATGTCGTCCGACGGTATGATCGCGCCGAAATGCGCGGACGCCGGGACGGCGGCCATCATCAGAACCAGAATACTCACGACTGAAAAAATTGAAATGGTTGTGCGCATCGTAGAGTTCCCTTCTCTTCTTATTCTTGATCAAATGGGTTCCGAAAAACAAACAAAACGACTCCTCGAAAGCATCTTCCAATCGGCTCAACGTTCATAAATCGGCTAAAACCCCGGTCCATCCGGTCCGTGATGTTGATTTCATCCTCTGAAAGACCCGATGCGATGCTTTCTCTGCTATCGTCTTCGCGATAAAAAAAGCCACGAACACCGGCGGATCCGTTCCGCCGTTCTGCCTTCGTGGCTTGGCTTGTCCAAACGCTTAATGTGGATAGAATGGAAACTTCTGTTTCCGAATTGATCCTTATATAGATTCAATATCTTCCAGAGTCAATAAGAATGTTCCTTATTCGCTCCGGCGCGAACCAAGTGATGGAAATTGGGATTGACATTCGATTGCTCAATGAAGTACAGGGAGCACGTATCTTGACGCCAGGAAGGCGTCGATCCAGTAGCGAAAAGCCATCTAATATATTGTCGATTAGGCCACGAAGGCTTGGGCGAAGAAGAACTGCCCGGTGTTCGTGGCCTTTTTTGTTTCAAGACAAGAAAACGAGATAAGGAAACATCGGCGTGCCTAAACGAATTTGCGTGATCGACGGCCAGGGCGGCGGCATCGGCGCGACCGTGATCAAGTACCTGAGAGAGGCGCACGGCGAGTCCGTGGAGTTGATCGCCCTGGGAACAAATACCATTGCAACGGCCCAAATGCTCAAGGCCGGCGCCAACAAGGGAGCGTCCGGAGAAAATGCCATTTGCCGGACAGTTTTGACGGCGGACTGTATTATCGGTCCCATTGCCGTCACCTGGGCCAACGCCATGCTGGGCGAAGTGACGCCCAAAATGGCCGAAGCCGTTACTTCCAGCGAGGCCATAAAGATTCTTTTGCCCCTGACTCAGGAAAAAGTCGAGATTGTGGGCGTTCCCAAAGAGCCACTGCCCCACCTGGTGCAGGAGGTGGTGGAAAAGATAAAGGAGGTAATGAAACATGTGTGAAGCCAATGCCTATTGGGTGAAAGAAGGCGAGGAAGAGCTAATCATGGAATCCGTAGATCTCGTCGAGCCGGAAGGGGACGATTCTTGGCGTCTGGTGGGCATTTTCGGCGACCGGAAGACCGTCAGAGGCCGGATCGGGGGGATGAACCTGGTCGACCATAAGATTTTGTTCGAAGCGCAAGGCGACTGAAAAGACCTTGGCGGGCATTTTTCATGCTTTCGGTCATCAGGCATAGGAAAGCCTCTCCACTGGAATGGATCATGAAGGGTAGGCGTTGAATGACGGCTCCATCCGGCCCTATCACGGCTGCCTATATACAGCAGGTGCACAAGAAGCTGCTTCTGCTGGCAATACTGCCGGGCGCAACATTTGTCACCGCCGTGTATGCGATC
This genomic window contains:
- a CDS encoding CooT family nickel-binding protein → MCEANAYWVKEGEEELIMESVDLVEPEGDDSWRLVGIFGDRKTVRGRIGGMNLVDHKILFEAQGD
- a CDS encoding DUF4198 domain-containing protein, encoding MRTTISIFSVVSILVLMMAAVPASAHFGAIIPSDDIVTQDDVMTLNLQVKFIHPMERHYMEMAKPKQFGVLHAGEKTDLLDTLKAVKGKSPDQAEEFTFWTSDYRIRRPGDYTFFVEPTPYWEPAEDVFIVHYTKVCVDALGLEEGWDRPVGLETEIIPMTRPYGLWTGNLFTGRVLLKGKPVSFAEVEVEYLNESPGNTSVVAPADAFVTQVVKADVNGVFNYAMPRAGWWGFAALNEADWKLKHDGEEKGVEIGAVYWVHTRDMK
- a CDS encoding DUF3842 family protein; this translates as MPKRICVIDGQGGGIGATVIKYLREAHGESVELIALGTNTIATAQMLKAGANKGASGENAICRTVLTADCIIGPIAVTWANAMLGEVTPKMAEAVTSSEAIKILLPLTQEKVEIVGVPKEPLPHLVQEVVEKIKEVMKHV
- the cbiM gene encoding cobalt transporter CbiM, with protein sequence MHISDGVLPVSVTVGSYVASAALAAWSARRTRSGDLPKLAVMTAAFFVASLVHVPFGPTSVHLIIPGLTGALLGPSAFLSIGLGLLLQSLLFQFGGITALGANSLMMGLPALVCGWLFRRFKGRARPRQALVGGLAGALGTVLAAMILALLLVTGGEDFFGVAKIALLSHVPVVIIEGLVSAFTIAFLARVKPELLQPTFVSSAGAAHD
- a CDS encoding carboxypeptidase regulatory-like domain-containing protein → MKTKSCFLMCIFVSLLLCGAVLAHKVNLFAYVEAGKVYTESYFPDGSPVKGGKVLVYDSRNELLLEGVTDNGGLFSFDVPKVDDLTIVIEATMGHRNSFKLKKSEVETRK
- the cbiQ gene encoding cobalt ECF transporter T component CbiQ — translated: MTDVPPISLPLWQLPLLVLAPLAVLAFVVVRLRTAAHDRSAPGEERDWSAPSLEEISGDSLFHRWDVRCKIVTLLVYSFMVASLGHPMPALAAIGVSLLTLVIARASFAKVLFRLLAISGFVTMFLVVMPFSVPIHPGDTVLTFGGMEWVAFNLRGLNLAATIAAKAVAIALLMEPLLSTAPLPVTLYGLSRLGAPEMAGQMVLLSYRYLHVFRHEARRMSSGMRIRGFRKRTNLETLRAVANFLGMLFVRSFERTERVFDAMRARGYKGRFPEPAQLRLQTMDFVVAGGWMAVGVALIVYDRMAG